A genomic stretch from Falco cherrug isolate bFalChe1 chromosome 3, bFalChe1.pri, whole genome shotgun sequence includes:
- the LOC102058545 gene encoding transcription factor HES-5-like, which yields MAPSTVFMEPDNLLTPKEKNKLRKPVVEKMRRDRINSSIEQLKLLLEKEFQRHQPNSKLEKADILEMTVSYLKQQSQLQMKAAGSFHKNSQFDFREGYSRCLQEAFHFLSLHKVRTETQTKLLSHFQKSQSAAAEVAYSPGNPSTLKQASPKDTSTLWRPW from the exons ATGGCTCCCAGCACTGTTTTCATGGAGCCCGACAACCTACTGAcaccaaaggagaaaaacaaa CTGAGGAAGCCGGTGGTGGAGAAAATGCGCCGTGACCGGATTAACAGCAGCATCGAGCAGCTGAAActgctcctggagaaggagTTTCAGAGGCACCAGCCCAACTCCAAGCTGGAGAAAGCCGACATCCTGGAGATGACTGTCAGCTACctgaagcagcagagccagctgcagaTGAAGG CTGCAGGATCCTTCCATAAAAACTCTCAGTTTGACTTCAGAGAGGGCTATTCGAGATGTTTGCAAGaagcttttcatttcctctctcTTCATAAAGTCCGAACTGAAACACAGACCAAACTTTTAAGCCACTTCCAGAAGAGCCagtcagctgctgcagaggtcGCCTATTCCCCTGGGAACCCCAGCACCCTGAAGCAAGCATCGCCAAAAGACACCAGTACTCTCTGGAGGCCGTGGTAG
- the LOC102058372 gene encoding transcription factor HES-5, with amino-acid sequence MAPSNTLMIHMEEKLLPKEKNKLRKPVVEKMRRDRINSSIEQLKLLLEKEFQRHQPNSKLEKADILEVAVSYLKQQSQLQDQTFINKNLEQDFNSGYLRCLKEAMHFLSYYEPKKETQVQLIKHFCKAQMGADVMYSPALRSSPLSPCLFARKQPAQKTVAAAPTIWRPW; translated from the exons ATGGCTCCCAGTAACACCCTCATGATCCACATGGAGGAGAAACTgctgccaaaagaaaagaataaa CTGAGGAAGCCGGTGGTGGAGAAAATGCGCCGTGACCGGATTAACAGCAGCATCGAGCAGCTGAAActgctcctggagaaggagTTTCAGAGGCACCAGCCCAACTCCAAGCTGGAGAAAGCCGACATCCTGGAAGTGGCTGTCAGCTACctgaagcagcagagccagctgcaggaCCAAA cttTCATTAACAAGAATCTAGAGCAGGACTTTAACAGTGGATACCTGCGGTGCCTCAAGGAAGCGATGCATTTTCTGTCCTACTACGAACCCAAGAAGGAAACTCAGGTGCAGCTAATCAAGCATTTCTGCAAAGCTCAGATGGGTGCAGATGTCATGTACTCGCCTGCTCTGCGGAGTTCCCCTCTGTCACCCTGCCTGTTTGCCAGAAAGCAACCTGCCCAGAAGactgtggctgctgctcctACCATCTGGAGACCCTGGTAG